Proteins encoded in a region of the Pieris brassicae chromosome 3, ilPieBrab1.1, whole genome shotgun sequence genome:
- the LOC123706922 gene encoding ommochrome-binding protein-like isoform X3, whose product MNMRFLYIVFVCFCTVYSNEVKKKCEEITVHNKPHRKHVLSMGLNRPYQLAFDKHHNKLFFSHNVGSDEEDAFEIAYIEKDEMIPKVLSSVKNGFAIAIDNKDGVIYYGGSDGIYKEHLKEKNATIHEVLKEHNVWDMFFKHTLYFITYPLQHLYKLKEKKAEHQKHIHEKIYQFVIDGNDDIFITNETGLFLIKNGTEDRIFYKGPKVFRAIEDHLLI is encoded by the exons ATGAATATGCGTTTTCTATATATAGTATTCGTATGTTTCTGTACGGTGTATTCTAATGAAGTAAAGAAGAAATGTGAAGAAATCACAGTGCACAATAAACCACATAGAAAACATGTTTTAAGTATGGGTCTAAATAGACCGTACCAACTGGCTTTCGACAAGcatcacaataaattattctttagCCACAATGTCGGGAGTGACGAAGAAGATGCTTTTGAAATTGCATACATTGAAAAAGACGAAATGATTCCCAAAGTTTTGAGTTCAGTGAAAAACGGATTCGCAATTGCAATTGATAATAAAGATGGTGTCATCTATTATGGCGGCAGTGACGGAATCTACAAAGAGCATTTGAAAGAAAAGAACGCAACTATACACGAGGTGTTGAAGGAACACAATGTGTGGGAcatgttttttaaacatacgTTATATTTCATAACTTATCCATTGCAACACCTGTATAAACTGAAAGAAAAGAAAGCGGAGCATCAAAAACATATACACGAGAAAATCTATCAATTCGTGATTGATGGTAAcgatgatatatttataacaaatgaaaccggattatttttaatcaaaaatggCACAGAGGATCGGATATTTTACAAGGGTCCGAAAGTTTTCCGTGCGATTGAG GATCATTTGTTGATCTAG
- the LOC123706922 gene encoding ommochrome-binding protein-like isoform X1, with translation MNMRFLYIVFVCFCTVYSNEVKKKCEEITVHNKPHRKHVLSMGLNRPYQLAFDKHHNKLFFSHNVGSDEEDAFEIAYIEKDEMIPKVLSSVKNGFAIAIDNKDGVIYYGGSDGIYKEHLKEKNATIHEVLKEHNVWDMFFKHTLYFITYPLQHLYKLKEKKAEHQKHIHEKIYQFVIDGNDDIFITNETGLFLIKNGTEDRIFYKGPKVFRAIEVHSRGSNIRRQESESHAEDIGSTLLTV, from the exons ATGAATATGCGTTTTCTATATATAGTATTCGTATGTTTCTGTACGGTGTATTCTAATGAAGTAAAGAAGAAATGTGAAGAAATCACAGTGCACAATAAACCACATAGAAAACATGTTTTAAGTATGGGTCTAAATAGACCGTACCAACTGGCTTTCGACAAGcatcacaataaattattctttagCCACAATGTCGGGAGTGACGAAGAAGATGCTTTTGAAATTGCATACATTGAAAAAGACGAAATGATTCCCAAAGTTTTGAGTTCAGTGAAAAACGGATTCGCAATTGCAATTGATAATAAAGATGGTGTCATCTATTATGGCGGCAGTGACGGAATCTACAAAGAGCATTTGAAAGAAAAGAACGCAACTATACACGAGGTGTTGAAGGAACACAATGTGTGGGAcatgttttttaaacatacgTTATATTTCATAACTTATCCATTGCAACACCTGTATAAACTGAAAGAAAAGAAAGCGGAGCATCAAAAACATATACACGAGAAAATCTATCAATTCGTGATTGATGGTAAcgatgatatatttataacaaatgaaaccggattatttttaatcaaaaatggCACAGAGGATCGGATATTTTACAAGGGTCCGAAAGTTTTCCGTGCGATTGAG gtgcacagccggggatcgaacataCGACGTCAGGAatcagagtcgcacgctgaagacattgggtcaacactgctcactgTATAA
- the LOC123707205 gene encoding uncharacterized protein LOC123707205 isoform X1 yields MCNLIILTLVTLVSAVDRRFCPNLHPVHDFDEEAVLGLWYIHEYIYHDFNETETDYNPYCPIVQIRKFEDYVHGGLISKDLPTPPTPYPPLTNSPYVNKAYGLPEQYRIRHFVLEWHEGLWQDDYHIKVNTSHKGFWPTDVPNGSVETMYRFFGGVIQVLKVSHNHLVLNFCMRLPHSQMYSVVLARNENQLTPEDLASIHNIFSMKNLSTSSLKRVCENSASNLNFSFYSIIVCIFIFLRSQ; encoded by the exons ATGtgtaatttgattatattaacGTTAGTAACGCTTGTGTCCGCTGTGGATAGGCGATTCTGTCCTAACCTACATCCTGTACATGATTTTGATGAAGAAGCTGTTCTCGGTTTGTGGTATATTCACGAGTATATTTATCatgattttaatgaaactgaGACAGATTATAATCCCTATTGTCCGATTGTACAAATACGAAAGTTTGAAGATTATGTACATGGTGGACTGATAAGTAAAGATCTT CCCACGCCGCCCACGCCCTACCCGCCCTTGACGAACTCGCCCTACGTAAATAAGGCTTATGGACTCCCTGAACAATACAGGATCAGGCATTTTGTACTTGAATGGCATGAAGGGCTATGGCAAGATGATTATCACATCAAAGTCAACACTTCACACAAAGGATTCTGGCCCACCGACGTGCCAAACGGAT CTGTGGAGACAATGTACAGATTCTTCGGGGGAGTGATACAAGTACTGAAGGTGTCGCACAATCATCTCGTCCTCAACTTTTGTATGAGACTGCCTCACTCTCAAATGTACAGTGTCGTTCTTGCCAGAAACGAGAACCAGTTAACGCCAGAAGATCTTGCCAGTAttcacaatatattttctatgaaaAATCTTTCCACCTCTTCATTAAAACGGGTGTGTGAAAATTCAGCCTCAAACCTGAATTTCtcattttattctattattgtatgtatttttatatttttgagatCGCAatga
- the LOC123706852 gene encoding GTP:AMP phosphotransferase AK3, mitochondrial, with protein MQIKTKLLKTLILGAPASGKGTISSRLVKRYGLEHVSSGDKLRDHIEKQTDLGKKVKSYLNEGKLVPDDVMINFMVTELKQVENKPWLLDGFPRTVTQADTLWKVKPVDIVLNLVVPFEVIIDRVKNRWVHLPSGRVYNIGFNTPKVMGKDDETGEALMQRADDKPEAVKKRLEIYESMTKPVIDFYKGKGIIKNFEGRTSDEIWPKITDYMDNLLKKT; from the coding sequence ATgcagataaaaacaaaattattgaaaacattaattttggGGGCTCCTGCATCAGGAAAAGGAACAATATCATCTCGATTAGTAAAAAGGTATGGGCTTGAACATGTTTCAAGTGGAGACAAGTTGAGGGACCACATAGAAAAGCAAACAGATCTTGgcaaaaaagttaaaagttaCTTAAATGAAGGCAAGCTGGTACCTGATGATgtaatgataaattttatgGTAACAGAATTGAAGCAAGTAGAAAATAAACCATGGTTATTAGATGGTTTTCCTAGGACAGTAACACAGGCTGATACCCTGTGGAAAGTTAAACCTGTTGACATTGTACTTAACCTTGTAGTTCCATTTGAAGTTATAATAGACAGAGTGAAAAACCGATGGGTACATTTACCATCTGGGAGGGTCTATAATATAGGTTTTAACACACCTAAAGTGATGGGAAAAGATGATGAGACTGGAGAAGCTTTAATGCAGAGGGCTGATGATAAGCCAGAGGCTGTAAAGAAACGCTTAGAGATTTATGAAAGTATGACAAAACCAgtcattgatttttataaaggaaagggtattattaaaaactttgaaGGCAGAACATCTGATGAAATATGGCCTAAAATTACTGACTATATGGAtaatttgttgaaaaaaacataa
- the LOC123706920 gene encoding uncharacterized protein LOC123706920: MYYFLLFVTSVYGASFYGESTRYPSTSNYYNQDQIPYKNNYGSDIAPFSAVTKYPFNTGYSTSRFNSPGTGNVFLPSYTTPRYGSDYGKSYGQYGYMEKNYGPITSYERPFLGQFNNDYCQNRSPQNGIWIDSLTGMWYGVEFIHHLAGDARVDYGRTCIVIHISEPNDMPSTERQELHHVQAIRAQFRHEYRHLRLLWDEAGQTLEYALYFRNDSAGYWQTFDVQNGTLAARPSYHQFTGTVQVLKAVNDHLVLNFCQEANANSPAQLYSVLFSREPGQMARWEVDAVHSMLQTKKLSVSSRRMVCGNGTARQMYSVMLSILSCLFAFLLCD; the protein is encoded by the exons ATGTACTATTTCTTACTATTCGTTACCTCTGTATATGGAGCGAGTTTTTACGGGGAAAGTACACGGTATCCAAgtacttctaattattataatcagGATCAGATTCCGTATAAGAACAACTATGGTAGCGACATAGCTCCATTCTCTGCTGTAACGAAGTATCCCTTTAATACCGGATATTCGACGAGCCGATTTAACTCTCCCGGAACcggaaatgtatttttaccGAGTTATACGACACCTCGATATGGTAGTGACTATGGAAAAAGCTACGGCCAGTATGGTTACATGGAAAAGAATTATGGACCTATAACTTCGTATGAAAGGCCATTTTTAGGCCAATTCAATAATGATTACTGTCAAAACAGATCGCCACAGAATGGTATATGGATTGATAGTTTGACAGGAATGTGGTACGGTGTGGAATTCATTCATCATCTAGCTGGAGATGCCAGGGTTGACTATGGAAGGACCTGCATTGTTATTCATATTTCTGAACCTAACGATatg CCGTCTACTGAAAGACAGGAGTTACACCACGTGCAGGCCATCCGGGCTCAGTTTAGACACGAGTATCGGCATCTCCGGCTATTGTGGGATGAGGCTGGACAGACCCTTGAATATGCACTCTACTTCCGAAATGACTCTGCCGGTTATTGGCAGACATTTGATGTACAGAAcg gTACCCTCGCTGCTCGACCATCGTATCATCAGTTCACTGGCACAGTGCAAGTGTTAAAAGCTGTCAACGACCACCTGGTACTGAACTTCTGTCAGGAAGCCAACGCTAATTCACCTGCGCAGCTATATTCCGTTCTTTTCTCGAGAGAGCCAGGTCAAATGGCACGGTGGGAAGTAGACGCCGTACACTCCATGCTCCAGACTAAGAAACTTTCTGTTTCGTCCAGAAGAATGGTCTGTGGTAATGGTACAGCTAGACAAATGTATAGCGTCATGTTATCAATATTGTCGTgtttatttgcttttttacTATGTGATTGA
- the LOC123707205 gene encoding uncharacterized protein LOC123707205 isoform X2, which produces MEFILLFTFIGLSQCYANNNYYFENHKYCDDLSPYYGYIDLDQISGIWYGVEKIPHVKGEYRVEHTNECFYIDIKELYIQPTPPTPYPPLTNSPYVNKAYGLPEQYRIRHFVLEWHEGLWQDDYHIKVNTSHKGFWPTDVPNGSVETMYRFFGGVIQVLKVSHNHLVLNFCMRLPHSQMYSVVLARNENQLTPEDLASIHNIFSMKNLSTSSLKRVCENSASNLNFSFYSIIVCIFIFLRSQ; this is translated from the exons ATGgagtttattttgttatttacctTCATAGGGTTATCGCAGTGttatgcaaataataattattatttcgagAATCACAAATACTGTGATGATCTGTCACCATATTATGGATATATTGACTTGGATCAAATTTCTGGTATTTGGTATGGTGTCGAGAAAATACCACACGTGAAAGGGGAATATAGAGTCGAACACACAAATGAATGTTTCTACATTGACATCAAGGAGTTATATATTCAG CCCACGCCGCCCACGCCCTACCCGCCCTTGACGAACTCGCCCTACGTAAATAAGGCTTATGGACTCCCTGAACAATACAGGATCAGGCATTTTGTACTTGAATGGCATGAAGGGCTATGGCAAGATGATTATCACATCAAAGTCAACACTTCACACAAAGGATTCTGGCCCACCGACGTGCCAAACGGAT CTGTGGAGACAATGTACAGATTCTTCGGGGGAGTGATACAAGTACTGAAGGTGTCGCACAATCATCTCGTCCTCAACTTTTGTATGAGACTGCCTCACTCTCAAATGTACAGTGTCGTTCTTGCCAGAAACGAGAACCAGTTAACGCCAGAAGATCTTGCCAGTAttcacaatatattttctatgaaaAATCTTTCCACCTCTTCATTAAAACGGGTGTGTGAAAATTCAGCCTCAAACCTGAATTTCtcattttattctattattgtatgtatttttatatttttgagatCGCAatga
- the LOC123707380 gene encoding uncharacterized protein LOC123707380 — MFKVLVIYLSLTFGVTIVHGVCGDSIRWSHRVNIDDIYGVWYGVGYAQHNPDMTNRPDEIGCVSLYISDADNDIISDNFFDATLQIKNYTDQNWRSSKSNPWSGNALAGSWLDIRLRRRDKRDLFGQKRIRVLWDEDGHTMEQIYLYYPEEPGFWTAETMSTWEREMKAKGVEIWYPDDPPRHPDVIKLLKVTPSTLILNHCSEIGDGGIFSLILRRSPSRVERWEWYDYKRQFYTFDLPNVERYNAICAGCKSTNSIILFLICLLLIKL, encoded by the exons ATGTTCAAAGTGTTAGTTATATACTTGAGCTTAACCTTTGGTGTTACTATAGTTCATGGAGTCTGTGGTGACAGCATTCGGTGGTCGCACAGAGTAAACATAGATGATATTTATGGAGTCTGGTATGGAGTTGGTTATGCCCAGCACAATCCAGATATGACTAACCGGCCCGATGAAATAGGCTGTGTTAGTTTGTACATTTCAGATGCTGATAACGATATAATCAGTGATAACTTCTTTGATGCTACA CTCCAAATCAAAAACTATACAGATCAGAATTGGAGATCATCTAAAAGCAATCCATGGTCGGGAAATGCATTAGCAGGTTCCTGGTTAGACATTAGACTGAGGAGGCGAGACAAGAGAGATCTATTCGGACAAAAAAGGATACGTGTGCTATGGGATGAGGATGGCCACACTATGGAGCAAATCTATCTTTATTATCCCGAGGAACCGGGATTTTGGACGGCCGAAACAATGTCAACGTGGGAAAGAGAAATGAAGGCCAAAGGTGTAG aAATTTGGTATCCGGACGACCCACCTCGACATCCAGACGTAATAAAGCTTTTGAAAGTGACACCCAGTACTCTCATCCTAAACCACTGTTCTGAAATTGGAGACGGTGGCATCTTCTCCTTAATATTGCGGCGATCCCCGTCAAGGGTCGAAAGATGGGAGTGGTATGATTATAAGCGACAATTCTACACTTTTGACTTACCAAACGTCGAACGCTATAATGCCATATGCGCTGGTTGTAAAAGCACTAATtccataatattattcttaatttgtctacttttaattaaattgtaa
- the LOC123707561 gene encoding uncharacterized protein LOC123707561 isoform X2, which produces MVFTVPINMFLLPDYEEHVTGSKPASIWKLFKIPSIIITGLVIVIMSNTWAFLDPTLEPHLRQFSLSTKQIGLIFLLLSSLYGIFSPIWGWVADRVHNHWCMMVWGLFLSSIGLLLLGPCPYIPGLPQDLWLDLVALSILGMSVALTLLPTFQGVLTSSIYEGGCPEAIATYSAVAGVWSCCYSLGEVLGPAVGGALAEKYGFPFCATLCAVACFVMGIITLAFFSLRESSKWIDDSISDSIPYTDSTWNSNFCRTQSAPASQMAEHTPLISQSCTGNGPHKYGITSQKICLLHNKSRKSGSASVAEMLEYVLKFQFLTNIYVKIWKFKNRRRNETVNEELYQNYLDENKTENKNDEFVNTENEDDSCDNKYCNFIDKAIFGPTVNNNSVIVKPNNTGIVTKSISNVERRSTNEIIRHNLQKVLFYEQNSPCTSTEDIFEGCECKDDITYVRGTVTVSSTGACEV; this is translated from the exons ATGGTATTCACTGTACCAATTAACATGTTTCTACTGCCCGACTATGAAG AACATGTAACTGGTTCAAAACCAGCATCAATATGGAAACTATTCAAAATCCCATCGATAATAATAACTGGACTAGTAATAGTAATCATGTCGAATACTTGGGCATTCCTTGACCCTACATTAGAGCCTCATTTGCGACAGTTTTCCTTATCTACTAAGCAAATTGGACTTATTTTTCTACTACTTTCGAGTTTGTATGGGATATTCAGTCCTATTTGGGGATGGGTTGCTGATCG CGTACATAACCACTGGTGCATGATGGTATGGGGCCTCTTCTTATCATCTATAGGATTACTTTTACTTGGCCCTTGTCCCTACATACCTGGTCTACCTCA AGACCTGTGGCTGGATCTAGTGGCATTGTCTATTTTGGGCATGTCAGTTGCCTTGACATTATTACCAACGTTTCAAGGAGTCTTAACTAGTTCAAT TTACGAAGGTGGCTGCCCAGAAGCGATCGCAACTTACAGCGCTGTAGCTGGAGTCTGGTCCTGCTGCTACTCCCTTGGCGAGGTCCTGGGACCAGCTGTAGGTGGAGCTTTGGCTGAAAAATATGGCTTCCCGTTCTGTGCAACACTCTGTGCTGTTGCCTGTTTTGTTATg GGCATCATTACCCTCGCGTTCTTCTCATTGAGGGAGTCTTCGAAATGGATAGATGACTCCATATCAGATTCCATACCGTACACAGATTCTACATGGAATAGTAATTTCTGTAGAACGCAGAGCGCTCCAGCAAGTCAAATGGCCGAACATACTCCACTCATAAGCCAATCTTGCACCGGAAATG GTCCCCACAAATATGGAATTACATCGCAGAAAATTTGCCTGTTGCATAATAAAAGTAGAAAAAGTGGGTCAGCGAGCGTAGCCGAAATGTTAGAATACGTACTCAAATTTCAGttcttaacaaatatttatgtaaaaatatggaAGTTTAAAAATAGACGGAGAAACGAGACAGTGAATGAAGAGTTGTATCAAAACTATTTAGATGAAAACAAAACAGAGAATAAGAACGATGAATTTGTCAATACTGAGAATGAAGATGACAGTTGTGACAACAAATATTGTAACTTCATAGATAAGGCAATCTTTGGGCCTACGGTAAATAATAACAGTGTCATAGTAAAACCTAATAACACTGGTATAGTTACAAAGTCAATTAGTAACGTCGAGAGACGATCaacaaatgaaattattaggCATAATTTGcaaaaagtacttttttatGAGCAAAACAGTCCGTGTACTTCCACAGAAGACATTTTC gaaGGCTGCGAGTGCAAAGACGATATAACCTATGTAAGAGGCACCGTCACAGTTTCTTCAACGGGAGCCTGTGAAGTATAA
- the LOC123706922 gene encoding ommochrome-binding protein-like isoform X2, which yields MNMRFLYIVFVCFCTVYSNEVKKKCEEITVHNKPHRKHVLSMGLNRPYQLAFDKHHNKLFFSHNVGSDEEDAFEIAYIEKDEMIPKVLSSVKNGFAIAIDNKDGVIYYGGSDGIYKEHLKEKNATIHEVLKEHNVWDMFFKHTLYFITYPLQHLYKLKEKKAEHQKHIHEKIYQFVIDGNDDIFITNETGLFLIKNGTEDRIFYKGPKVFRAIEIIGNYFTGNHTTPLYKKDHLLI from the exons ATGAATATGCGTTTTCTATATATAGTATTCGTATGTTTCTGTACGGTGTATTCTAATGAAGTAAAGAAGAAATGTGAAGAAATCACAGTGCACAATAAACCACATAGAAAACATGTTTTAAGTATGGGTCTAAATAGACCGTACCAACTGGCTTTCGACAAGcatcacaataaattattctttagCCACAATGTCGGGAGTGACGAAGAAGATGCTTTTGAAATTGCATACATTGAAAAAGACGAAATGATTCCCAAAGTTTTGAGTTCAGTGAAAAACGGATTCGCAATTGCAATTGATAATAAAGATGGTGTCATCTATTATGGCGGCAGTGACGGAATCTACAAAGAGCATTTGAAAGAAAAGAACGCAACTATACACGAGGTGTTGAAGGAACACAATGTGTGGGAcatgttttttaaacatacgTTATATTTCATAACTTATCCATTGCAACACCTGTATAAACTGAAAGAAAAGAAAGCGGAGCATCAAAAACATATACACGAGAAAATCTATCAATTCGTGATTGATGGTAAcgatgatatatttataacaaatgaaaccggattatttttaatcaaaaatggCACAGAGGATCGGATATTTTACAAGGGTCCGAAAGTTTTCCGTGCGATTGAG ATAATCGGTAATTATTTTACCGGAAATCATACAACACCTTTGTATAAAaag GATCATTTGTTGATCTAG